In Vibrio atlanticus, the following proteins share a genomic window:
- a CDS encoding lipopolysaccharide biosynthesis protein has protein sequence MNDKLKPKLVFVGYKQQYEKLEIDVLSSDYEKHHIFLSKWLVKLVSFLFFYSKEHYHEAYGAIMRRKIKALNGFDVIFTTDSLRDIKSISKIDGRKVIVFRNVTDGSLNHHLKDFETYTFDEGDAEKYDFKHIYLPMPQLKIIDEIAKSSDYDVSFVGVDKGRKEKVQKIKGALDGFKCNFIVFDKKPSYSYVEYLTVMLNTKCVLEMVLDGQTSDTMRVKEALYARKKVITNNLSLYNHPLYSKDNFLIFDSLSELASNIESFISSEFDESVLIKLEDYTVDGFYHKLLSGNGE, from the coding sequence ATGAACGATAAATTGAAACCGAAACTGGTTTTTGTAGGCTATAAGCAACAGTATGAAAAACTAGAAATTGACGTGCTATCGTCTGATTATGAAAAGCATCATATTTTCCTAAGTAAGTGGCTAGTTAAATTAGTTTCCTTTTTATTTTTCTATAGTAAAGAACACTATCATGAGGCTTATGGAGCGATCATGAGACGAAAAATAAAGGCACTAAATGGCTTCGATGTCATATTCACCACCGATTCTCTGAGAGATATAAAGTCGATATCAAAGATTGATGGAAGGAAGGTGATTGTTTTTAGAAATGTCACAGATGGAAGCCTGAACCATCACCTAAAAGATTTCGAAACGTATACTTTTGACGAAGGTGATGCAGAAAAGTATGACTTTAAGCATATTTACCTACCTATGCCTCAGCTAAAAATCATCGATGAGATAGCAAAATCATCTGATTACGATGTTTCTTTTGTTGGGGTGGATAAAGGAAGGAAAGAAAAGGTTCAAAAAATAAAAGGTGCATTAGATGGTTTTAAGTGCAATTTTATTGTTTTTGATAAAAAACCGTCTTATTCCTATGTTGAATACCTAACCGTGATGCTCAATACCAAATGTGTATTGGAAATGGTTCTTGATGGACAGACGTCTGATACTATGAGGGTTAAAGAAGCATTGTATGCTCGAAAAAAAGTAATCACGAATAATTTGAGTCTTTATAATCACCCTTTATACTCAAAAGATAACTTTCTTATCTTTGACTCTCTAAGTGAATTGGCCAGTAATATTGAAAGCTTTATTTCTAGCGAATTTGATGAATCAGTTTTGATTAAGCTTGAAGATTACACTGTTGATGGTTTTTATCACAAACTCCTATCTGGTAATGGCGAATAG
- a CDS encoding glycosyltransferase: MYTRATLPVVNYGGTERVIWDLVYALHLAGHRVTLLAGKGTKCDWARVIEYQPNVPLQSQLPNDIDVVHFHSDLEPISYPYILTQHGNSDGPIDPNTVFVSSQHAKNHGAQAYVYNGLNWDNYQKPNFNLKRERFHFLGKAAWRVKNVQGAIDITKKAGQQLDVLGGHRLNLKMGFRLTLDRHVRFLGMVDDTMKSQIMTQSKGLIFPVTWHEPFGLAITESLYFGCPVFGTPYGSLPELVSSEVGLLSSCEQELVEGVLNSDTYDSARCNEYARDQFNANVMATEYVSYYEKVVEGNKANSALGSIVESFKRLPYER; this comes from the coding sequence ACGAGTCATTTGGGACTTAGTTTATGCTTTGCATCTTGCCGGGCACCGAGTGACGCTGCTCGCTGGCAAAGGCACAAAATGTGATTGGGCGAGAGTCATCGAGTATCAACCGAATGTACCACTGCAAAGTCAGCTTCCAAATGATATTGATGTTGTGCATTTCCACTCTGATCTAGAGCCTATCTCTTATCCCTACATTTTAACTCAGCATGGTAATTCAGACGGCCCTATTGACCCTAACACCGTCTTTGTTTCATCTCAGCATGCAAAAAATCATGGTGCACAAGCTTATGTTTACAATGGCTTGAATTGGGACAACTACCAAAAGCCTAACTTTAACTTGAAACGAGAACGTTTCCATTTTCTTGGGAAAGCGGCGTGGCGAGTTAAAAATGTTCAAGGTGCCATTGATATTACCAAGAAAGCTGGCCAGCAGCTTGATGTCTTGGGAGGGCATCGCTTGAACCTAAAAATGGGTTTCAGATTGACATTAGATCGTCATGTTCGTTTTTTAGGGATGGTGGACGATACAATGAAATCTCAGATCATGACTCAGTCAAAAGGTCTGATTTTCCCCGTGACTTGGCATGAACCGTTTGGCTTAGCGATTACAGAGAGTTTGTATTTTGGTTGCCCAGTGTTTGGTACACCTTATGGCTCATTGCCGGAATTAGTTTCTAGTGAGGTAGGTCTTTTATCGAGCTGTGAACAAGAGCTCGTAGAAGGGGTCTTAAATTCTGACACCTATGATTCAGCTCGTTGTAATGAATACGCGAGAGATCAATTCAATGCCAATGTCATGGCTACAGAGTATGTTAGTTATTACGAGAAGGTAGTTGAAGGTAATAAAGCCAATAGTGCATTAGGAAGTATTGTCGAGTCTTTTAAAAGGTTGCCTTATGAACGATAA
- the lpxM gene encoding lauroyl-Kdo(2)-lipid IV(A) myristoyltransferase (LpxM is lauroyl-Kdo(2)-lipid IV(A) myristoyltransferase, an enzyme characterized in Escherichia coli and involved in biosynthesis of the form of lipid A found in that species and some closely related species.), with translation MTTQRDDYDLKAYNPKFISAFLSPKHWGTWLGLCLCLPISLLPNSIRVAIAKFVATKMTKKQRGSVQKARINLALCFPEKSIQERETILTNCLTTAGAFLLGFPAISLRSKRWLEAHSEIIGLEHLQQLQQDNQSAILLVPHSWCIDIPAILLASRGLPVSAMANSQKNPLTDWLMHKQRVQYGGRVYDRSGGIKPFIKSVKDGYLGYYLPDQDHGPEQSVFSDFFATEKATLPGLGKLAKVSRAKIVPTFASYNIETGKYEIEIKAPIELSGDEHQDARAMNEVVEGFVNPKPEQYMWILKLLKTRRNGQDPYVGY, from the coding sequence GTGACAACTCAACGCGACGACTACGATCTTAAAGCATACAACCCTAAATTCATCAGTGCGTTTTTATCACCAAAACACTGGGGAACTTGGCTCGGGCTATGCCTATGCCTGCCCATTTCTTTGCTGCCAAACTCGATTCGAGTAGCCATAGCAAAATTCGTGGCGACAAAAATGACGAAGAAGCAACGTGGCTCAGTACAAAAGGCACGTATAAACCTCGCGCTTTGTTTTCCAGAAAAGTCTATTCAAGAGCGTGAAACGATTCTAACCAATTGCCTAACAACTGCGGGCGCGTTTTTACTTGGTTTTCCTGCCATATCATTACGCAGTAAACGTTGGCTTGAGGCACACTCAGAAATCATTGGCTTAGAGCACTTACAGCAGCTACAGCAAGACAATCAAAGTGCTATTTTGCTAGTACCTCACTCTTGGTGCATCGACATTCCGGCAATCCTTTTAGCTTCAAGAGGCTTACCCGTTTCTGCGATGGCCAATAGCCAGAAAAACCCTCTGACCGACTGGCTCATGCACAAGCAAAGAGTTCAGTATGGCGGACGAGTTTATGATCGCAGTGGCGGCATTAAACCTTTTATCAAATCAGTCAAAGATGGCTACTTGGGATATTACCTGCCAGATCAAGACCATGGCCCAGAGCAAAGTGTATTTTCAGATTTCTTTGCGACTGAAAAAGCCACCTTGCCTGGACTTGGAAAACTAGCGAAAGTAAGCCGAGCGAAGATCGTTCCAACCTTTGCCAGCTATAATATTGAGACGGGTAAATACGAAATTGAAATCAAAGCACCCATTGAGTTATCTGGCGATGAACATCAAGACGCTAGAGCAATGAATGAAGTCGTTGAAGGTTTTGTTAATCCGAAACCTGAGCAGTACATGTGGATTTTAAAGTTGTTAAAAACACGTAGGAATGGACAAGACCCATATGTGGGTTATTAA
- a CDS encoding CatB-related O-acetyltransferase, translating into MKKIIRKIKKLIFIRDQKKHRNFLSRKSNFTDTQFEGCNSIANDCDVNASYIGFGTYIDTRCDMNNVKIGRFCSIANNVKIVLNNHPVNDYVSTHPCFHRSEHRLMQKQGLDFNKGIIYPHTRYVEEHYQVVVGSDVWIGEGVKILPGVTIGHGAVIATGSIVTKDVEAFSIVGGVPAKEIKKRFTEEEREALLMERWWEWPLEKIKEHQEAFINIKDFKRLIS; encoded by the coding sequence ATGAAAAAAATCATACGCAAGATTAAGAAGCTAATATTCATTCGTGACCAAAAAAAGCATAGGAACTTCCTTTCTCGAAAATCAAACTTTACAGACACTCAATTTGAAGGCTGTAACTCCATAGCAAATGATTGTGATGTGAATGCTTCATATATTGGATTCGGTACTTATATTGATACTCGTTGTGATATGAATAATGTCAAAATAGGCCGATTTTGTTCGATTGCTAATAATGTGAAAATTGTTCTAAATAACCATCCGGTCAATGATTATGTGTCGACTCACCCTTGTTTTCATCGTTCAGAACACCGATTGATGCAAAAACAAGGATTGGACTTTAACAAAGGCATTATTTACCCGCACACTAGATATGTTGAAGAGCATTATCAAGTCGTTGTAGGTTCGGATGTCTGGATCGGTGAAGGAGTAAAAATACTCCCTGGAGTGACTATCGGGCATGGTGCTGTTATTGCAACAGGCTCTATTGTGACCAAAGATGTTGAAGCATTCAGTATTGTGGGTGGTGTTCCTGCGAAGGAAATTAAGAAGCGCTTTACTGAAGAGGAAAGGGAAGCTCTTTTAATGGAACGGTGGTGGGAATGGCCACTTGAAAAAATCAAAGAGCATCAAGAGGCCTTCATTAACATCAAAGATTTCAAACGATTGATTAGTTAG